TCGGACTCCACTTCTGGCGGTGCAGGGGGCCGCCACCCTGCAGGCGCTGCATCCGGACCGGGAGATCAGCCTGGGCGTCGGGGTTTCCTCTCCGGTGGTGGTGGACCGGTGGCACGGGGCCACCTACGGCGATGCCCCGCTCGCCCAGGCACGCGACTGGATGGCCGTGGCCCGTGCCTTGATCGGAGGCGACAAGGTTCGTCACGAGAGCACCCACTACTCGCTGGGACCGACCCGCCTGGGTGTGCGTCTGGACCACAGACGGCCACGACTTGTACTGGGCGCGCTCAACACCCAGATGCTGCGGCTTGCAGGAGCAACCGCCGACGGGGTGCTCCTGAACTACCTCCCGGCGTCGGCCGTGCCGTGGTGCATCCAACAGGTGCGCACCGGCGAGCAAACCGCAGGGCGCCCACCCGGGTCAGTGCGGATCTCCGCCTACGTTCACGTCGGCGTGTGTGATCCCGAAGTCGCCCGTCCGAAAGGCCGACGCGACCTGTTTGGGTACGCGGTGGTGCCCGCCTACGCACGAGCCTTTACCCGAGCTGGGTTCGGTGAGGAGATCGCTGCGTTCACCGCCGCAATGGACGTCGGCGACCGCGACACCGCGATCACCGCCATGAGCGACGCAATGGTCGATGCCATCGACATCTGCGGGGATGCGGCCACCGTTTCCGATGCGGTCGAGGCCTACCACCAGGCCGGGGTCGACGAGGCGATCATCATGCCGCTGCCATGGGGCGAGGACCGGATGGCCACGATTCGCGCCACGATGGAGGCGACGGCGCCGCTGCGTGTCAGCACCGACGGGAACATTCGCCGGGAACGATTGAGCATCGCCGAGTCGGGCTTTCGAACCCAGGGCCATCAGATGATCGAGTGGGTGGCGGATTACTGGCAGCGCACCGACGACCTCCCAGTGGGGCCTTCGGTCGAGCCGGGGTGGGTGCGTGACCAACTCGATCCCCACCCGCCCCAACTTGGGGGCGACCTGGCCGGAGCACTGGCCGACCTCGACCGGGTGATCGTGCCGGCGCTCACCCACTGGCAGGCACCCGGCTTCTTCGGCTACTTCCCTGCCAACGCCTCCCCGCCGGCGGTGCTGGCCGAGTTGGTATCGGCCGGACTTGGCGTGCAGGGCATGCTGTGGGCGACGTCGCCGGCGGTCACCGAGTTGGAACAGCACATGCTGGACTGGCTGGTGGAGGCCTGCGGGCTGCCCGAGGTGTTCCGTCACCGCCGGGCCGACGGCAGCACCGGCGAGGGCGGAGGTGTGCTGCAGGACTCGGCGTCGTCGGGCACCCTTTGCGCCATCCTGGCCGCCCGCCACCGCCTGGGCATCGGAACCAGCGACGGTCCGTCGGTGGACGACTGCGTGGTGTACGGCACCGCCGAAACTCATTCGTCACTCGAAAAAGATGCCCGGGTGGCAGGCATTCCAGGCTCGCGAGTGCGCGCGGTGCCCACCGACCCGGATCTCGCCATGGACCCATCAGCGCTGAAAACCATGCTGGCCGACGATCAAGCGGCCGGGCTGGTGCCGTTGTTGGTGTGCGCCACCGCCGGGACCACCTCCACCGGGGCATTCGACCCGGTGGAGGCCATCGCCGAGGTCACCGAACCGCTCGGGATATGGCTCCACGTCGATGCGGCGTGGGCGGGTTCGGCGGCGATCGATCCCGAGTATCGCTGGGTGATCGCCGGCGTCGAACGCGCCGACAGCTACCTGTTCAACCCCCACAAGTGGCTCATGGTCAACTTCGACTGCTCCGCGTTCTGGGTGCGCGACCGCGCGGCGCTCACCGAGGCCCTCAGCATCGTGCCCGAATACCTCCGCACCGCCCGGTCAGACGCCGGCGAGGTGGTGGATTTTCGAGACTGGCAGGTGCCGCTCGGACGGCGCTTCAGATCCCTCAAGCTTTTCTTTGTCCTGCGCCACTACGGACTGGAGGGTCTCAGAGAGCACATTCGTGCGGGGGTTGCAGACGCAACATGGCTGGAGGAGCAGATCGACAGGCACTCCAACCTCGAGTTGGTGGCACCGCGCTCGTTGGCGCTCGTGTGCCTGGCCCACGTCGCTGGAGACGAGGCGACGCAGCATCTGTTGGATGCCATCGACTCCGACCCTCGCTACCTGTGCACCCGCACACTCGTCGACGGCCGGTTGGCCGTTCGGGTGGCGATCGGCAGCCCTCGTACCACCCGGGCGACCGTCGAAGGGTTCTGGCGGTTCATCGACACGTCGGCTTCGCAGTGACGTTCGGTCGACGGCTGGCGAACGCAGCGGCGTAGGGTCGCCAACCATGGAACTCACCGGCACCACCATCGTGATCACCGGAGCGGCCAGCGGCATCGGCGCGGCCCTGGCACGACGGTGTGCCGATGAGCGGCCCGCCAACCTGGTGCTGGCCGACCGGGACATCGAGGGCGCCGGTGCCGTGGTCCGGTCGATCGAAGACGGCGTGTCCGGTCAGTGCGTGGCATGGTCGCTCGACGTGGGGCGGGAGGGCGCAAACGAGGCGTTCATCGCGGAGGTCGAGGCCAACATCGGCCCAATCGACTTGTTTGTCGCCAACGCCGGCATCGCAACCGGCGCCTCAGAACAGGGTGACGACGCCACCTGGGACGCCATCTGGGATATCAACACCATGGCCCACGTTCGATCTGCTCGTGCCCTCATCCCATTGTGGCTGGAGCGGGGTGGCGGCTACCTGTTGACCACCGCCTCCGCCGCCGGGCTCCTGACCAACCTGGGCGATGCGCCCTACTCCGTGACCAAGGCGGCTGCTGTGGCGTTCGCCGAATGGATCTCGATCACCTACGGCGACCGCGGCGTCAAGGTGTCGTGCCTGTGCCCTCAGGGTGTCCGGACGCCCCTCCTGTTTCCTCCCGGCCAGGAGGGTGAGCCAGCACCCCTGGCCGCAGATGTGGTGCGTGCGATGAACATCATCGAACCGGAGGAGGTGGCTGAGGCGGTACTTCAAGGATTGGCCGATGAACGGTTCCTCATACTCCCCCACGAGGAGGTGGGCCGCTACGCCGCGCACAAGGGAACCGACCGGGAGCGGTGGATCAAGGGCATGCGCAAACTTCAAGCCTCGTTGGTCTGACCACGTCGACCGGTTTGAGGTTGTCCTAACCGAGGAACTGGCTGGAACCCCACAGGCAGCGCCCATCGGGCAATGCGATCAGCACAAAGCCGTTGCGTTCGGAGCCGTTGACCACCGACACCTGCCGGCCGTTGGCCCCCATGGCATCTGCAGATGCGCCCGCTGACGGCGCCGATCGCATTTTGTAGCTGTACCCCGCCGGCGCTCCGCTGATGATCCGCACCGAGGTCGGGTCGGAGCAGTCCGAAGTCGAGGCGCGCTCGTCGGTAGTGGTTTTGGTCTTTGGAGGCGCTGCGGTCTTGGGAGGTGCCGTGGCCGCCGGCGCCACCCGAATGGTCGTTGGGGGCGCCGGCCTCACGTCGGGAAACGTGCTCCACGGAACCAGCATCAATTCGGCCTCCCCATCGAGGTCCAGCTTGGCGAGCGTCTGGCGCACCGCCGGCTGCGCGAGCTTCGCCTGGGCCTCGCTGCCGAAGGGTCCAAGCGCAACGGCGACCGATGCCCCACCGGCCACAAACGACGGCATCGAGGCATCGACCAACCCCACCCGTCCATATTTGGTGAGGGCATCGCGGCCGCCAAGCTGAGTCACCTCGGTGTCGCTGCCGTGGCGCTCGAGCAACAGGCCCCAGCCAAGCCCCAGCCGCGTCGGGGCGTCGGCGTCGCACACCGGCTTGGGGTCCACCGGCTTCGCCACGAACTCCTCTGCCAGAGCTCGCATGACGGTGGCCTCCTGAACGACCATCGAGTCTCCCTTGGGATCCGGAAGAACGACCATGCCCTGGATCCGTCCCTGGTCATCGACCAGCGGGGCTCCCACATGCCCCGGACCGGCGAGACCAGCGGCCGCCCCGGTGACCGTCACCATCGGAAGATCCGGACCGCCCACCGTCCCCGTGACCTTGGTTGCCAGTAGTTCGGAACCATTGTCGGAGCGGGCCGCATAGCCCACCACGGCGCCCCACTCGTCCTGCTTCGGACGCGCCTCGGACCATCCGAGCGACCCTTCGATCGCCCGGTCCACTTCGATCACCGCCAGGTTCGGCGCCGGCCAAGCGCCGATCACCGTCCCTCGAACCCACGAGCCGTCGCCCAGGTGGAGCCACGGTCGGGGGTCGATTCCCTTGGTGGGATCATGCCCGTCATCAGCCAACGACGTCGACGCGGTGACCAGGTGATGGTCGTCGATGGCGAATGCGGTCGACGGTACGACCCCACCGTCGCAGGCACGGGCCACCACGGCGGCGACGGCTGGACCGGTGGAGGCGACCAACCTGCCCGAATCAAAAGGGCCGGTCGATTTTCCGCTCACCTGAGGCAACGTTGCCCCCGGCGCACCCAGCCCCTCGCCGCCGGCCGCATCGACAACAACCGCAGTGCTGTCCGGGGAAGCGGTCGTGGCCGGGGAGGAGCCGGCCGGGGAGGTGGTGGTGATCGTCGATGCGCGCCCAGTACCGGCGGGGGCCCCGCTGCAACCCGAAAATCCCACGGCAATCACTGTTGCCGCCGTCAACCCGGCGGCGATCAATGGCTTCACGCTGTTGGCTCGGCGAACGCGCATGATGGAGGAGACCTCCCGGTCAATCGCCCGTCGCACTCCAGTGTGCCCGCTTCACGCCCGCAACAGGTGGATCCGAGGCATCAACCGGCGATGGGTAATAGCGTGCGACCAGTCGATGCGGAGGGAACCCCATGAACCAGACCGGCCTGACACCAAAGGTGGAACCACCGACCGACGGCCTGTCGCTGGACGATGCCGCACTTGCCGACTGGACCCGCTGTGGGGTGCCGCACCTCTTGGGCCAGTACCGACCGGTTCATGACGAGATTGATGCCACCGACTTGCTGGTGGAAGGCGAGCTACCCGAAGGGCTGACGGGCAGTTACCTGCGCAACGGCCCCAACCCACTCCTTGCCCCGCACGGCCCCTACCACCTCTTCGACGGCGACGCGATGCTGCACGGGGTCACGTTGGGTCACTCGGGTGCCTCCTATCGCAACCGTTGGGTTCGGTCGGCAGGGATGATGGCCGAGGCCGAGGCGGGCCGGCCGCTGTTCGGGGGCCTCGCCGGATTCAGGCCGCCGCCGGACGACGTCATGGCCAAGGTTGGCATGATGAAGAACACGGCCAATACCAACATCGTGTCTCATGCCGGACGCATGCTGGCGCTCATGGAGGCCTCTCCCCCCACCCAGGTCGACCCAGACACGTTGGCGACGCTGGGCGTCTTCGATTACGACGGCGCGCTCGCGGGGGCGATGACGGCTCACCCAAAGGTCGACCCGGCAACCGGCAACATGCACTTCTTTGGTTATGGGCCGTTTCCCCCGTACCTGCGCTACCACGTGGTCTCAGCCCACGGTGACCTGCTGACCAGCGTCGAGATCGACCTGCCGCAGGCGGTGATGATGCACGACTTCGCCATCACCGACAAACATGCGCTGTTCTTCGACCTTCCCGCAGTGTTCGACGTCAATGCGCTGATGGAGGGCAAGCCCTTCACCCGTTGGGAGCCCGACCTGGGTGCACGCATTGGTGTGCTGGCCCTCGACGGCAGCGGGCAGGTTCGCTGGTCCGATATCGACCCCTGCTATGTCTTCCACTTTCTCAACGCGTCGGAGGACGCCGCCGGAAACTTCGACGTGGTCGGCTGCCGGTCATCATCCCTGCCGGTCAGCTTTGGTGACCAACCCGCTGCCGACGTATCCCCGACCCTGCACCGCTGGCACATCGACGCCGCCGGAACGGTGACCACGACCCAACTCGATGATCGTCCGGGCGATTTCCCCCGCATCAACGATGCGCTCACCGGGCGCACCAA
Above is a genomic segment from Candidatus Microthrix parvicella Bio17-1 containing:
- a CDS encoding carotenoid oxygenase family protein; translation: MNQTGLTPKVEPPTDGLSLDDAALADWTRCGVPHLLGQYRPVHDEIDATDLLVEGELPEGLTGSYLRNGPNPLLAPHGPYHLFDGDAMLHGVTLGHSGASYRNRWVRSAGMMAEAEAGRPLFGGLAGFRPPPDDVMAKVGMMKNTANTNIVSHAGRMLALMEASPPTQVDPDTLATLGVFDYDGALAGAMTAHPKVDPATGNMHFFGYGPFPPYLRYHVVSAHGDLLTSVEIDLPQAVMMHDFAITDKHALFFDLPAVFDVNALMEGKPFTRWEPDLGARIGVLALDGSGQVRWSDIDPCYVFHFLNASEDAAGNFDVVGCRSSSLPVSFGDQPAADVSPTLHRWHIDAAGTVTTTQLDDRPGDFPRINDALTGRTNRFGYVGWLRDVVQGDATFGGVTAWDLERNESVTWECAPAEVCGEPSFAADPEGTAENDGWLVTLTTDLARDHSYLDVIDARDVAAGPVARVKMPRRVPFGFHGNWFAADCVCGGTAFAVGLNSLQRGSFRLSRTQPGHARRRARRSRRATTPPPAW
- a CDS encoding LLM class flavin-dependent oxidoreductase; protein product: MPARIDHHAATSADSRRTRPGVTFASFQALGMDAGLEAARWAEELGFNSFWTAETTGAEAFATLAAAGAAATRLGLGTGVLALQLRTPLLAVQGAATLQALHPDREISLGVGVSSPVVVDRWHGATYGDAPLAQARDWMAVARALIGGDKVRHESTHYSLGPTRLGVRLDHRRPRLVLGALNTQMLRLAGATADGVLLNYLPASAVPWCIQQVRTGEQTAGRPPGSVRISAYVHVGVCDPEVARPKGRRDLFGYAVVPAYARAFTRAGFGEEIAAFTAAMDVGDRDTAITAMSDAMVDAIDICGDAATVSDAVEAYHQAGVDEAIIMPLPWGEDRMATIRATMEATAPLRVSTDGNIRRERLSIAESGFRTQGHQMIEWVADYWQRTDDLPVGPSVEPGWVRDQLDPHPPQLGGDLAGALADLDRVIVPALTHWQAPGFFGYFPANASPPAVLAELVSAGLGVQGMLWATSPAVTELEQHMLDWLVEACGLPEVFRHRRADGSTGEGGGVLQDSASSGTLCAILAARHRLGIGTSDGPSVDDCVVYGTAETHSSLEKDARVAGIPGSRVRAVPTDPDLAMDPSALKTMLADDQAAGLVPLLVCATAGTTSTGAFDPVEAIAEVTEPLGIWLHVDAAWAGSAAIDPEYRWVIAGVERADSYLFNPHKWLMVNFDCSAFWVRDRAALTEALSIVPEYLRTARSDAGEVVDFRDWQVPLGRRFRSLKLFFVLRHYGLEGLREHIRAGVADATWLEEQIDRHSNLELVAPRSLALVCLAHVAGDEATQHLLDAIDSDPRYLCTRTLVDGRLAVRVAIGSPRTTRATVEGFWRFIDTSASQ
- a CDS encoding trypsin-like peptidase domain-containing protein, whose protein sequence is MRVRRANSVKPLIAAGLTAATVIAVGFSGCSGAPAGTGRASTITTTSPAGSSPATTASPDSTAVVVDAAGGEGLGAPGATLPQVSGKSTGPFDSGRLVASTGPAVAAVVARACDGGVVPSTAFAIDDHHLVTASTSLADDGHDPTKGIDPRPWLHLGDGSWVRGTVIGAWPAPNLAVIEVDRAIEGSLGWSEARPKQDEWGAVVGYAARSDNGSELLATKVTGTVGGPDLPMVTVTGAAAGLAGPGHVGAPLVDDQGRIQGMVVLPDPKGDSMVVQEATVMRALAEEFVAKPVDPKPVCDADAPTRLGLGWGLLLERHGSDTEVTQLGGRDALTKYGRVGLVDASMPSFVAGGASVAVALGPFGSEAQAKLAQPAVRQTLAKLDLDGEAELMLVPWSTFPDVRPAPPTTIRVAPAATAPPKTAAPPKTKTTTDERASTSDCSDPTSVRIISGAPAGYSYKMRSAPSAGASADAMGANGRQVSVVNGSERNGFVLIALPDGRCLWGSSQFLG
- a CDS encoding SDR family oxidoreductase — protein: MELTGTTIVITGAASGIGAALARRCADERPANLVLADRDIEGAGAVVRSIEDGVSGQCVAWSLDVGREGANEAFIAEVEANIGPIDLFVANAGIATGASEQGDDATWDAIWDINTMAHVRSARALIPLWLERGGGYLLTTASAAGLLTNLGDAPYSVTKAAAVAFAEWISITYGDRGVKVSCLCPQGVRTPLLFPPGQEGEPAPLAADVVRAMNIIEPEEVAEAVLQGLADERFLILPHEEVGRYAAHKGTDRERWIKGMRKLQASLV